A window of the Amycolatopsis solani genome harbors these coding sequences:
- a CDS encoding Lrp/AsnC family transcriptional regulator, with the protein MPENLDALDARLLLLLTDSPRLGVLECARRLGVARGTVQARLDRLTERGILGGFPPELDLAAMGYGLTAFAWLEIAQGRRAEVTEALSAIDEVCEVHATTGQGDLFVRMVARGNDDLQRVIDEVVGVPDVLRTSTSIALSTPVPPRVRPLLARTARS; encoded by the coding sequence ATGCCGGAGAACCTCGATGCGCTGGATGCGCGACTGCTGCTTCTGCTGACCGACTCGCCGCGGCTCGGCGTGCTGGAGTGCGCACGGCGGCTGGGGGTCGCGCGCGGCACGGTCCAGGCGCGCCTCGACCGCCTGACCGAGCGCGGCATCCTGGGCGGCTTCCCGCCGGAACTGGACCTGGCCGCGATGGGCTACGGCCTGACGGCGTTCGCGTGGCTGGAGATCGCCCAGGGCCGCCGCGCGGAGGTGACGGAGGCGCTGTCGGCGATCGACGAGGTCTGCGAGGTCCACGCGACGACGGGCCAGGGTGACCTGTTCGTCCGGATGGTGGCGCGGGGCAACGACGACCTGCAGCGGGTCATCGACGAGGTGGTCGGCGTGCCGGACGTGCTGCGGACGTCGACGTCGATCGCGCTCTCGACCCCGGTGCCGCCCCGGGTCCGCCCCCTGCTCGCGCGCACCGCCCGGTCGTGA
- a CDS encoding MBL fold metallo-hydrolase, producing MSTEPICRACGMQYATARDDCPVCEDERQYVPQSGQQWTNLASLRESGTYTPRIEEQGPGIVGVGSNPGFAIGERALLVQARSGNFLWDCAAYLDDALVAQVRDLGGITGIAISHPHYYTTMVEWAHAFDVPIYLHEGDQEWIGRPDPAVKLWSGTTLDVADDLRLINLGVHFTGGTVLHWPDGEDGQGALLSGDIVQVIPDRTHVGFMYSYPNLVPERPHIVRRAAELLAGYRFEAIYGAWWDAIVRTDGFEVVQRSAKRYLAQVIDGR from the coding sequence GTGAGCACCGAACCGATCTGCCGAGCGTGCGGCATGCAGTACGCCACCGCCCGTGACGACTGCCCGGTCTGCGAGGACGAGCGCCAGTACGTCCCGCAGTCCGGGCAGCAGTGGACGAACCTGGCTTCGCTGCGCGAGAGCGGCACGTACACGCCGCGGATCGAAGAGCAGGGCCCCGGCATCGTCGGCGTCGGCTCGAACCCCGGCTTCGCGATCGGCGAACGCGCGCTGCTCGTCCAGGCGCGCTCCGGCAACTTCCTCTGGGACTGCGCGGCGTACCTCGACGACGCGCTGGTGGCGCAGGTCCGCGACCTGGGCGGGATCACCGGCATCGCGATCAGCCACCCGCACTACTACACGACGATGGTCGAGTGGGCGCACGCGTTCGACGTCCCGATCTACCTGCACGAAGGCGACCAGGAGTGGATCGGCAGGCCCGACCCGGCGGTCAAGCTGTGGTCCGGCACCACCCTCGACGTGGCCGACGACCTGCGCCTGATCAACCTGGGCGTGCACTTCACCGGCGGCACGGTCCTGCACTGGCCGGACGGCGAGGACGGGCAGGGCGCGCTGCTGTCCGGCGACATCGTGCAGGTGATCCCGGACCGGACGCACGTCGGGTTCATGTACAGCTACCCGAACCTCGTGCCGGAGCGCCCGCACATCGTGCGCCGGGCGGCGGAACTGCTGGCGGGGTACCGGTTCGAGGCGATCTACGGCGCCTGGTGGGACGCGATCGTGCGGACCGACGGGTTCGAGGTCGTCCAGCGCTCGGCGAAGCGCTACCTGGCCCAGGTCATCGACGGACGCTGA